AGCACCGGAAAGTCGCGAGTAGCAACGGCTCGGTAGTCTTATTCGCTCTGCCGACGCGCTCTGAGCTGGGCGAGGTAGCTCGCGCGCACAGAGGTCAGAAATCGCAGCGTCTCGGGCCACAGGTAATCGCGATAGGTGCAAGGCAAGCCGTGGAACCCGCCGTTGTAGTACAACAAGGTGGCCTCACCGAAGATACCGCCGTCGAGGTAAATGCGCTGACTCGCGTTCTTGGTCGAAGCGAGCACGAGTTTGAAAGCGTCGAGGTAGCCGGGGTCAATGTTAACCCTGCGTCCGGCGCTCGCGCCGTCGCGATGGCGCTCTTCGATTGCTTGGGTCCGCCGTTTGAACTCAGCCAAGCGCCCTGGGGAGTGCACCGAGGCAAAAGCAATAAAGCGGCGCAGCAATCCACCGCCCATCTCGCGCTCGTAGAACTGCGATTCAAGCCACGGCCGGGTTTCGCTCCGGCTCTCGACCGCACCGAAGACTGGCGTTAAGTCGGTTTCAACTTGATCGAGCAGCGCAGGGTTTGGCGACAACAGGCCGACGAAGTATTTTGCCGGCCTGGGCTCCTTGGGAGTTCCCATGCTTAGCGCTGGCTTTTCAGAAACAGCAGCTGATCGAGAATCTTATCGGCAAGTTCGTCTTTGGTCATCAGCGGCAATGAGCGCGTCGCACCGGTCCGGTCAATTAGCGTGGCAACGTTGGTGTCGCCGTCGAAGCCGCTGCCTTCTTGGGTCACGTCGTTGGCAACGATCATGTCGAGATTTTTTTC
Above is a genomic segment from Deltaproteobacteria bacterium containing:
- a CDS encoding DUF4416 family protein, with protein sequence MGTPKEPRPAKYFVGLLSPNPALLDQVETDLTPVFGAVESRSETRPWLESQFYEREMGGGLLRRFIAFASVHSPGRLAEFKRRTQAIEERHRDGASAGRRVNIDPGYLDAFKLVLASTKNASQRIYLDGGIFGEATLLYYNGGFHGLPCTYRDYLWPETLRFLTSVRASYLAQLRARRQSE